The nucleotide sequence CAAGTAAGCTGTCGTTGCGAACATTGCCCATTGCATTGGAAATATCATTATGAATTTTTAATAGTTTACCTTCTTCTCCAGATAAATCAATGTCGTTAGTTTTCCCAACTGTTTTGTTGTCTTCTGTCGAAGAAATTGTTGTGGTTTTAGTTTCGCCTGTTTTTTTGTTACAAGCAAAAATTAATAAAGTCAGTAATAAATAATAGGTCTTTTTCATAGTTAAATCTAAATTCTCTAATATAAAAGTCATTTTCGTATATAGTAAAGATAACTTATTCAAAAAGTAAACAAGGAAGTAACATTAAAAATTTAAGAAATAATTTATATGCATGCATAGTATTTTTATTCTAATTTTTTTTATCTTCGTAGCTCATTAAGAATAAATCTCATAAAACAAAAAATAAATGAAAATATTAGTTTGCATCAGCCATGTGCCTGATACTACTGCAAAGATTAATTTCACAAACGGTGATACAGAATTTGATACAAACGGTGTTCAATTTGTAATTAACCCAAACGATGAATTTGGTTTAACGCGTGCCATTTGGTTTAAAGAAAAACAAGGTGCTCATGTAACCGTTGTAAATGTGGGTGGCGCTGAAACAGAGGCTACTATTCGCAAAGCATTGGCTATTGGTGCCGATGAAGCAATTCGTGTAAACGCAGTTCCAACCGATGGCTTTGCAGTTGCAAAACAGCTAGCAGAGGTTGTAAAAGCGGGTAATTACGATGTAGTTATTTGTGGAAAAGAATCGTTAGATTACAACGGAGGAATGGTTCCGGGAATGTTGGCGTCTATGTTGGGATACAATTTTGTGAACTCATGCGTTGGTGTAGAAGTTGAAGGATCTAATGCCACGTTGATTCGCGAAATTGATGGTGGAAAAGAAAC is from Paenimyroides aestuarii and encodes:
- a CDS encoding electron transfer flavoprotein subunit beta/FixA family protein; the protein is MKILVCISHVPDTTAKINFTNGDTEFDTNGVQFVINPNDEFGLTRAIWFKEKQGAHVTVVNVGGAETEATIRKALAIGADEAIRVNAVPTDGFAVAKQLAEVVKAGNYDVVICGKESLDYNGGMVPGMLASMLGYNFVNSCVGVEVEGSNATLIREIDGGKETLTTNLPLVIGGQKGIVEEKDLRIPNMRGIMTARTKALNVMEPVAADAKTKAVKFEKPAPKSAVKLISPDNLDELINLLHNEAKVI